The following are encoded in a window of Pangasianodon hypophthalmus isolate fPanHyp1 chromosome 14, fPanHyp1.pri, whole genome shotgun sequence genomic DNA:
- the rhoga gene encoding ras homolog family member Ga → MQSIKCVVVGDGAVGKTCLLISYTTNAFPKEYVPTVFDNYSAEITVQSKPISLNLWDTAGQEAYDRLRTISYPQTNVFIICFSISSMTSFENIKLKWYPEVSKHCPNVPILLVGTKKDHRHDPEILQKLKEQKLTPVTEQQGKVLAREIRAVKYLECSALNQEGVKEVFEEAVNAYLNPKPERKKICVFL, encoded by the coding sequence ATGCAAAGCATCAAGTGTGTGGTGGTTGGAGATGGAGCTGTCGGAAAGACCTGCCTTCTAATCTCCTACACCACCAACGCCTTTCCCAAGGAGTATGTCCCTACAGTGTTTGACAATTACAGCGCAGAGATCACAGTGCAGTCCAAACCCATCAGTCTTAATCTATGGGATACGGCCGGACAGGAAGCGTACGACCGTCTGCGCACCATATCTTATCCCCAGACCAACGTCTTTATCATCTGCTTCTCCATCTCCAGCATGACCTCTTTTGAGAATATCAAGCTGAAGTGGTATCCCGAGGTATCAAAACACTGCCCCAATGTACCCATCCTTCTAGTAGGAACCAAAAAAGACCACAGACACGATCCGGAAATATTGCAAAAACTAAAGGAACAGAAACTGACTCCTGTCACTGAGCAGCAGGGAAAGGTTTTGGCTCGAGAAATCAGGGCTGTCAAGTACCTCGAGTGCTCAGCTCTCAACCAAGAAGGGGTGAAGGAAGTATTCGAAGAGGCTGTGAATGCCTACCTGAACCCAAAGCCTGAGCGTAAAAagatctgtgtatttttataa
- the LOC113539119 gene encoding olfactory receptor 52B2-like yields the protein MGGKTSLNNSNLTCFMTILTMESLDIPPSSVFSAFIFGILTYCLILLFNSILLVTIVVKRDLHKPMYILLFNLSICDLMGATAFYPQLICSILSQSREISYPACALQGILLHIYGGGSLSFLSVMAYDRYIAICKPLRYNNLMTQGTLVKFIFMVWSINFALVGISFTLTISTEICRTNIVDTYCNNPSLMKLICEDTRVMNYYGYFTVILVQSFSILIVSATYIKILFTCLSTKQAKSISKAVQTCGTHLVVFLSFEINSLFLMTSHRVEAVSPHLRRAFGVSIIIFPPILNPLIYGLKTREIRQTVFKFIQRKVSSL from the coding sequence ATGGGGGGAAAGACATCTCTGAATAATTCAAATTTAACATGTTTTATGACAATTCTGACCATGGAATCATTGGACATACCACCATCCAGtgttttttctgcatttatCTTTGGCATCCTCACATACTGTTTAATTTTGCTCTTCAACTCCATATTACTTGTGACTATTGTTGTAAAAAGAGATCTTCATAAACCTATGTACATACTGCTGTTTAATTTATCCATATGTGACCTTATGGGAGCTACAGCTTTTTACCCTCAGCTGATTTGTAGTATATTGTCTCAAAGTAGAGAAATCTCCTACCCTGCCTGTGCCTTACAAGGCATCCTTCTTCACATCTATGGGGGAGGATCTCTTTCATTTCTTAGTGTTATGGCTTATGACAGATACATTGCCATTTGCAAGCCTTTGAGATACAATAATCTGATGACACAAGGTACGTTggtgaagtttatttttatggTCTGGTCCATAAATTTTGCTTTGGTTGGGATTTCATTTACGCTCACAATAAGCACAGAAATCTGCAGGACAAATATAGTGGACACATACTGCAATAATCCTTCTTTAATGAAGTTAATTTGTGAGGATACGAGAGTGATGAACTACTATGGCTACTTTACTGTAATTCTTGTACAAAGCTTTTCCATACTGATAGTATCAGCAACATATATCAAAATCCTATTTACCTGTCTTTCTACTAAACAGGCAAAATCTATAAGTAAGGCAGTGCAAACCTGTGGGACACATTTAGTTGTTTTTCTGAGTTTTGAGATTAACTCACTCTTCCTAATGACATCTCACAGGGTAGAAGCAGTATCTCCACACTTAAGAAGGGCCTTTGGTGTTTCAATTATCATCTTTCCTCCAATTCTTAACCCTCTAATTTATGGGTTGAAAACAAGAGAAATTCGACAAACAGTGTTTAAGTTCATACAAAGAAAGGTTTCTTCTCTCTAA
- the LOC113539118 gene encoding olfactory receptor 52B2-like, producing the protein MEEDTSLINLNLTRSTAVLTMESLGIPPSIVFSALIFGIITYCLILFFHSMLLVTIVVKRNLHKPMYILLFNLSICDLMGATGFYPQLICSILSQSTEISYAACALQGMLLHIYGTGSLLFLTVMSYDRYIAICKPLRYHSLMTRGTLVKFICMAWSIDFAMIGALFVLTISKEICRTNIVDTYCNNPSLMKLSCEDMRVVNYYGLVIIALVQGFSILMVSITYIKILITCLSTKQSKSVSKAMQTCGTHLVVFLSFEVNVFLLLVSHRLESVSPHLRRAFGVAIIIIPPILNPLIYGLKTKEIRETVFRVLQKRVSSIKQ; encoded by the coding sequence ATGGAGGAAGACACATctcttattaatttaaatttaacacGTTCCACGGCAGTTCTGACCATGGAATCATTGGGCATACCACCATCCATTGTTTTttctgcattaatttttggcatcATAACCTACTGTTTAATTTTGTTCTTCCACTCCATGCTACTTGTGACTATTGTTGTAAAACGGAATCTGCATAAGCCTATGTACATACTGCTGTTTAATTTGTCCATTTGTGACCTTATGGGAGCTACGGGTTTTTACCCTCAGCTGATTTGTAGTATATTGTCTCAGAGCACAGAAATATCCTATGCTGCCTGTGCCTTACAAGGCATGCTCCTTCACATCTATGGGACTGGatctcttttatttcttactgtTATGTCTTATGACAGATACATTGCCATTTGCAAGCCTTTGAGATACCACAGTCTGATGACACGAGGTACCTTGGTGAAATTTATTTGCATGGCCTGGTCCATAGATTTTGCTATGATTGGGGCGTTATTTGTGCTCACAATAAGCAAAGAAATCTGCAGGACAAATATAGTGGACACATACTGCAATAATCCCTCTTTAATGAAGCTAAGCTGTGAGGATATGAGAGTGGTTAATTACTATGGCCTGGTTATTATAGCTCTTGTACAAGGCTTTTCCATACTGATGGTATCGATAACATATATCAAAATCCTAATTACCTGTCTTTCTACAAAACAATCAAAATCTGTAAGTAAGGCAATGCAAACCTGTGGGACACATTTAGTTGTTTTTCTGAGTTTTGAGGTTAACGTATTCTTACTACTGGTTTCTCACAGGTTAGAATCAGTATCTCCACACTTAAGAAGGGCTTTTGGtgttgcaattattattattcctccAATTCTTAACCCTCTAATTTATGGGttaaaaacaaaggaaatacGAGAAACAGTGTTTAGGGTCTTACAAAAAAGGGTGTCCTCTATCAAACAGTAA